Part of the Terriglobales bacterium genome, GAACCGCAAGAGCGGATTGATTACGAGGTCGCGAACTGGTTCACCTCCACTTACGAATCGTCGGTGTTTCGCCATTCCTTGACGGCGCAGCGTGTGCGCCCGGACGAGCGGGTAACACTGCGTAATCGCGACCTTACGGTTATCAGTGCAAATGGTGGGGAGCTTCAGCAGGTCAACTCCGCCGCCGAGGCGCGCCGGATCATGTCGCAAAGGGTCGGACTCGATCTTCCGGCCGACATCGTTCTTCCCGAATCCATCTTCGAGTGAAACTCGCCTGCTGCTGAAGCGGCCCATGAAACATTAACCGGCGCGCACCGCGAAGCATCCCCAAGCGTGGTGCGCGCCACAAAGCATTCGTGAAGCAACTCGCGGCAGACATTCCGCCGTCCCGCCGCGCGTTTTCCGGCCGCCATTTCCCGATCGCAGCCGAGGTCCTGAAAGGAGAGCAAGCATGAAGGCAGCATTTCTGGGCTTGGGCAGCATGGGACGAGGCATGGCGCGCAACCTGCTGAAGGCCGGCCATGAAGTGGTGGTTTTCAATCGCACCCGCTCCAAGGCGGATGAACTCGGGAAAGAGGGAGCGAAGGTCGCCCCGAGTCCCGCCGCCATCGGCGCCGACATTGCCATCACGATGGTCGCCGACGATGCCGCCCTGGAGCAGATCGCCTTCGGTCCGGAAGGGCTGGTTGCCAATCTACCCAAAGGCGCAATCCATATTTCCATGAGCACGATTAGCGCGGCGCTGTCGAAGCGGCTGACGCAAATGCATCGCGAGCACGGCCAGGTCCTGGTTGCAGCGCCGGTCTTTGGGCGGCCTGAAGCCGCCGAAGCGGCCAAGCTGTTCATCGTGGCCGCCGGTCCAGCCGCGGCGGTCGAGCGCTGCCGTCCACTCTTTGACGCCATGGGTCAGAAAACTTTTACCGTCGGCGAAGAGCCGGTAATGGCGAACGTTACCAAGCTCGCCGGAAATTTCATGATTGCATCGGTGATCGAGTGCCTGGGGGAAGCGTTCTCGCTCGGGCGCAAGTACGGCCTCGCCGCTGATAGCATGCTCGACGTCTTCACCAACTCGCTGTTTGCCGCACCGGTCTACCGGACTTACGGCGGCATCATTGCGCAGCAGAAGTGGGAGCCGGCTGGATTTCGCCTGCGGCTTGGGTTGAAAGATGTCCGCCTGGCACTGGCTGCCGCCGATGCAGAAGCCGTTCCCATGCCGGTTGCCAGCTTCATTCACGACAGCTTTCTCTCCGCCGTGGCTCGCGGCATGGGCGAGCAGGACTGGGCTGCGCTGGCCAGGCTTGCTGCCGAACGAGCAGGACTGGATTGACTAGCTGGTAGCTCGTGCCGATAGCTGGTGGTTAGAAACCGCCACCCCCAGCTACCAGCTACCTTTGTGAAATTCCCCGCACCGTCATTTCCTGCGCAGGATCGCCGCCGGCGATTGTTTGCGCGATGATGAGTTGCCGTGCTTCCGCGCGCCATCCCGGCAACCGCGCTGCGAACAGCGCCGAGCCGGCAATGCAGGCAATGCCGCCGAGCGCCACCGTGATCGGCGCGC contains:
- a CDS encoding NAD(P)-dependent oxidoreductase, which codes for MKAAFLGLGSMGRGMARNLLKAGHEVVVFNRTRSKADELGKEGAKVAPSPAAIGADIAITMVADDAALEQIAFGPEGLVANLPKGAIHISMSTISAALSKRLTQMHREHGQVLVAAPVFGRPEAAEAAKLFIVAAGPAAAVERCRPLFDAMGQKTFTVGEEPVMANVTKLAGNFMIASVIECLGEAFSLGRKYGLAADSMLDVFTNSLFAAPVYRTYGGIIAQQKWEPAGFRLRLGLKDVRLALAAADAEAVPMPVASFIHDSFLSAVARGMGEQDWAALARLAAERAGLD
- a CDS encoding arylamine N-acetyltransferase — translated: EPQERIDYEVANWFTSTYESSVFRHSLTAQRVRPDERVTLRNRDLTVISANGGELQQVNSAAEARRIMSQRVGLDLPADIVLPESIFE